Genomic DNA from Luteolibacter arcticus:
CGGCTCGCCGCGGGTGACAAAGGTCTCCACGCGCGAGTAGCTCTCCGTCACCTTGAGCTCCGGCTTGCCATCGAGGGCAGCGGCTTTAAATTCTGCGGCACTGCCGCGGAAGTTCTTGGTTTCCTCGCCTTCCTTCCACGACGCCAGGGTCATCTCGCGCACGGTCGCCACCTTGTAGGTGCCTTCCTTGGTCAGCGCGAGGTCGAAGACCGTGCGGTACTTGCCCTTCGCACCGTTCTGCAGTTCGGCCGGCTGGCCATCGGGACCGATCGCCTTGAAGGCTTCCAGCGGCGGCGCGACGTGATCGGCGAAGAACAGGTTGTTCGACACCGCGGCGTCGAAGGTGACCCACGGCTCTTCGCCGGAAAGAACGGTGGATGACGGCAGGATCCAGAAGCGATGCGCGAGCGCCGGACTGGAGAGCGTTACGAGGGCGGCAAGCGCCAGCAGCGGTTTCATGTTCATGATGGAATGGAATTCAGTTGGAAGCTTTGGTTTCGATCTTGATGGCGACCTTCCCGAGTTCGACCTTGCCGGCACTGGAAGCATCCACCGCCGACTTGCCATCCCACTTGAAGGGCACCCTGACCATCTCGCGCCCGCCAACCTCGCGGGACGCTTCGACGACGAGCGAGTATTCGCCTTCCGCAAGCGGCGGCAGCGTCACGACTTTCTCAGGAATGGAAACGGTGTGCGCACCCACCGGGCGGGTCGGGCTGCTCACACCATCGACTGGCATCTTCAGCGAGCGGCCGCTCTTGCGCCACCACTGGCGGATGTCCTTGAGCCACTTCTCCCCTTCCGCGTTCTTCATCTCGGTGTCGTACCAGACAACGAGGTTGGCGGCGTGGGACTTGTCAGGCTTCTCAATCCAGGCCGCGACGTAAGGTCGGTGATACTCGGCGACTTCGAGCCGCGGGATTTCAATGGTGAGCTGGATCTCGCCGGCACCCGCGGTCGCGAGCCCTGGCGTCAGGAGCAGGAATGCTTTTTTCATGAGGTCAGTGGACGAAGAAAACGATAATGACGACCGGCAACAGGATCCCGGCGATAACGACCGGCCACGTCTTGGGCCGGCGCCTAGCGTGCACCCACAACAGCGCCAGACCAGTAAGGCAGAAGACGACGCAAGCAACCGAGAAGACGTCCAGGAACCACGACCAGGCCGTGCCGGTGTTGCGCCCTTTGTGGAGATCGTTGAGATAGGATATGGCACCGCGCTTGGTGAGTTCGTAGGTCACCTCCCCGCTCTCGCGATCGATGGTCAGCCACGCATCGCCACCCGGGCGCGGCAGGCTAAGGTAAATCTCAAACTCCGACCACTCCGCCGTCTTCCCTTTGACGGTCGTGCGCAGTTCCTTGGCCAGCCATGCCGCGAGTTCGGCGGGCAGCGGCGCCTCGATGTCGGCCTCGCCGTTGGACGCCAGCGATTTTGTTAGATCGGCGGGCAGGGCCAGCTTGCGCTCGGTGACCTGCGGCTTCGCGGGGATGTCCTTGGCGTGATTGAGCGTGATGCCGGTGAAGGCAAACAACAGCATCGCCGCCAGACAAACCGCACTGCTGACCCAGTGCCACAGGTAGAATTGCTTCGTCCAAAATGCCTTCCGCTTCTTCGCCTCGGCTTCAGGCCGGGCAACGGCGGCGGGTTCCTCGGCTGGAGCGGAAACAGGCATCGTAGCGTGGAAAATCGGGACGGGAAGTACGCCCTGGCGCACTTCCCGTCCCTTTGCAGCAACCTATGAAAGGGAAGCGGTTAGAAGTTCAAGGTGGCGCTGACGATTGCCGAGCGCCCTTGGCCCGGGACGAAGTGACCACCACCGACTCGGTCGATGTAATCTTCTTCGAAGAGGTTATCCACGTTGAGCTGGAAGGTGACGTTCTCGTTCATCGCGTAGCTGGCCATCGCGTTCACGACGGTGAAGTCGGGCGCCTCCTGGCGAGTCGCCACGTTGTTGTTGTTGAAGCGGCTGTCCACATACTGGGTGCCAATGCCCACCGAGAAGCCCTTCGGCAGGTCATAGACGGTCCACAGGCTAAAGGAATTCTCCGGCGTGTTACTGATCTCGCTGCCAACCTCCAGGGGAACGCCCGACGCCTTCACCTCGCTGGAAAGGTAGGTGTAGCCGCCCATCACACGCCAGTTCTCGGTGATGCTGCCGGTGAAGCCGAGTTCGAAGCCTTCGACCACCTGCTCGCCAGTCAACGCCACGACTGTTGCATCGGTTGGGTCGGTGGTGCGGGCATTGGTCTTCTCAGTGCGGAAGATGGCACCGGTCAGCAGCAGCTTTTCATCGAAGAACTCCCACTTTGCACCCAGCTCGATGGTCTCGTTCTCTTCCGGATCCACATTGAAGAGGTTGATGCTGTTGTTGGTTGGGATGAGCGGACCGGTTGGATCCGCAGGATTGACCCCATAGGTCGGCGCGGCGATGTAGGTGAGATTCTCCGTCCCGGGGTTGAACGATGTGCCGTAGGCGAGATAGATGCTGCCTTCCTCGCACGGCTTGTAGGTGATGGCACCGCGATAGCTGAACATCGAGTCGTCGCGCTGGAGCGGGGTCGCCACGCCGGTGGTGGTCGCGGTGTCGGCACCACGGCCGTAGTAGTCCACATCGTAGCTATCCCAACGAACCCCGCCGGTGATCTCCCAATGCTCGTTGATCGTGGCGGTGTCGAAGAGATAGAACGCCAGGGTGTCCGAGACGGTATCGGTGATGGCACCGTTGCGGCGGATGATACCGGTGAACGGGACGAGCACCTCACCGGTGATCAGGTCGATCTGCGGCGTCGGAGCTGCAGTCATGCTGCCGGGCACGAAGTTGCCGCGGCCATAAAGGCGGGACGTCTCGCGACCGATCTCCATGCCACCCACCATGTTGTGCTCCACGCTACCGGTGTTGAAGTCGTAGCGGATGTCGGTCTGGCTGAAGAGCGCGTCGTCGATTTGCTCGCGGGACTGGAGCTGCTGGTTGAGCGTGGTGGTGGGGAAGGTACCATTGACGAAGCGCGGCGCGGTATAGATCGAGTCACGATCATTGCGGCCGTAGCGCAGCGTGCTGCGCAGCTTCAGCTTGTCGTTGAAGTCGTGCTCGAAGATACCGGTGATCAGATCGGTCTGAACCTTCTCATAGTCGCGAACCGGATTCCCATACCAGCGCTCGAAATCGACCGGCGGAATTCCCGGCGGAAGGGCTGGATTCACGCTCGTGCGAGGAACCCACGGAATGCCGTAATCCGGCGTGTTTTCCTGATCGAGGTGCATGTAGGACAGCGTGAAACGCGTGTCCGTGCCGAGACCCCACGAGATCGACGGAGCAATGCCCCAGCGCTCGTTCTCCACGCCGTCGCGGCCCGGGATATCTTGGTCGTGGTAGACACCATTGAGGCGGAAGGCACCACAGCCGGCGAATTCCTGGTTCAGGTCGAAGGTGCCGCGCATGTAATTGTCGGTGCCGCCGCTGAGCGTGCCGCCGTAGGAATTATCGAGGTGCGGGGTCTTGGTGACGATGTTGATCGAGCCGCCGGTGGAACCGCGGCCGGTGCTGGCCGACGAGGGGCCCTTGGTCACTTCCACCTGCTCGAAGTTGAACGGGTCGCGGGAATAACCACCGCTGGAGGTGTCGCGCATGCCATCGACGAAGATATCGGAGCGCGCCGCGAAGCCGCGGATCGCAAGGTTATCGCCGGCCGGACCGCCGCCGCCTTCACCGGCCTGCATGCTGATGCCGGGGACATTCCGCAGCACGTCGCGGAGATTGGAGGCAGCCTGCTCCTTCATGACCTCGGCCGGAATGACCGTCACGGTCTGGGCCACGTCGCGAAGCGGTTGGGTCACCTTCGGCGACTGGAGGCGTTCCGGCTTGTAGAGGCTCTTCTCAAGGTCTGCCTGAACGACCATTTCCCCCAGGTTCTCGGTCTTCGGCTCCTCCTTCTTCTCAGCAGTAGTGGCCGGGGTTTGGGCAGCGAGTTGACCAAGGGCAAACAGAGTGCCGGTGAAGACAAATCCCTCCGGAAGACGGGAGGAACGCAGGCTGGTATCGTGGTGGTTCATGCGGAAATCAGTGCGCGCGAGTCAGGATTCAGGGAAGCATCGCGAGAAGCTGTTGCGAATGCGTCTCAATTACTCGAAACTGTCAAAACGAAAAATCCCCTGCCCTCAGAATTGGCAATTTACCGCTAATCGAGGGCGATTGACCGGGAATTCCGGGAAATGACCTTGACCCGATACCCCCGCCCCGGACGAGAGAAGTCCATGATCCTTTGCATCCCCGACGTTCTGAACCCTGCGCAAACCGCCGATTACCGCCGTTTGCTGGAGGAGGCCGATTGGGAAGATGGCAAGGCGACCGCTGGCCATCAGGCCGCGAAAACCAAGGACAACATGCAGATCCCCGCCACCCACCCGGTGGCGCGCGAGGTCGGCGACGCGATCCTGCGAGCCCTTGCGACAAATCCCCTCTTCCAATCGGCGGCGTTGCCGCTGCACTTCCTTCCGCCGATGTTCAACCGCTACTCGGGCGGCCAGACCTTTGGCACCCACGTCGATGGTTCCATCCGCCAGATTCCCGGCATCTCGCAGCGCATCCGCACCGATCTCTCGTGCACGCTGTTTTTTGCCGGCCCGGAGGAATACGATGGCGGCGAACTGATCATCGAGGACACCTACGGCTCCAAGAGCGTGAAGCTGCCCGCCGGCCACATGGTGGTCTATCCATCCACCAGCCTGCACCGCGTGACGCCCGTGACCCGCGGCACCCGGTTGTGCTCGTTCTTCTGGGTGCAGAGCATGATCCGCTCCGATGAGCAGCGCTCCATCCTCTTCGACCTCGACATCGCCATCCAGCGCATCTCTTCCTCCCTCCCCGATCACGAGGCAGCCGGCCAATCGGCCGTCCAACTCACCGGCGTATATCACAACCTGATCCGCCAGTGGGCCGAGATGTGATGGTCAAACTGGGAACGCGGAATTCATTCCGCCCGAATGGTCCCTTCGGCCGACTAAATTCCGTGCCCTCAATAGACCACCGATCGATCGATCGACGACAACGTCGCCCGCCCTGTTAGAGCCATCGCGATCTCCAACTCCGTCCTCAAGATCTTCAGCACATGAGCCACGCCGGTCGCACCAGCCACGGCGAGGCCGTGCAGAACGGGACGGCCGACCATCACCGCGGACGCACCTAGCGCGAGAGCTTTCAGGATGTCGGTCCCGCGTCGGATTCCACTGTCTAACAAAATCGGTAGTTGCCAAGCCACCGCCTCCGCGATCTTCGGAAGCACTTCGATCGCCGCCGGCACCGTATCGAGCGTACGCCCACCGTGATTCGAAACCACGATGCCCGAGAACCCTTCAGCCACGGCGATGCGCGCATCCTCCGGATCAAGCACGCCCTTCAAGATCACCGGCAACGACGTCAGCGACCTCAGCCACGCGAGGTCCTTCCAAGTCGGAGCAGTTTCTAACAACGGCGTGCCGAATACCCCCTCGGCAAGCGGCAATGACTTCATCCCGCGCAAATTCACCGCCTCGATGCCCGGCGGCAATCGAAAGCCGGCGCGCTGCTCGCGATTGCGCAGACCGCTCAGCGGCGCATCTGCCGTCACCACCAGCGCGGCATAGCCGCCGGCTTCGACGCGCTTCACCAGCTCCGCCGTGAACCCGCGGTCGGCCTGCACATAAAGCTGGAACCACGGAGGAACCGTGGCCGCCTTCGAGATGTCTTCGAGCGGGATGCCTGCCGACGTGCTCACGGTGAGACAGGCTTCCATCACCGAGGCCCCGAGCACGGTCGCGCGCTCACCGTCCGGATGAAATAGCCGGTGAAAGGCCGTCGGAGCGATGAAAACCGGGTGAGCATAGCTCCGGCCAAACAGCTCCAGCCGCGTATTCGCACCGGCCAGGTCGCGCAGGATCCGCGGCGACAGTTTCAGCCGCTCGAAGGCCGCGCGATTCTCCCGCAAGGTCAGCTCATCCGCAGCGCCCCCCGAAAGATAAGCCCAGGCGCTTTCCTCCACGCGCTCACGAGCGAGCGCCTCGTAGTCATCGAGTGAGACGACCTCCGGTGGGATCGAGGAAAGCGGCGGGAGCGGCATGGCGGGGCGATCCTAACGACTCACCTTCGCCGTGGCGACTCCGATCCAGCTTCCTGTAGGCGCGGCGGTGAAACCGCGGAAGCCACGGGCAAAGACGGCCTCTCCCGTGTTTCCGCATTCTCACGAATGCGCCTACGCAAAAACTTAAGCACCGCGCATCAGCGAGATCTCCGCGAGACTCACCAAAGTCTTCCACAGCTCCTCACGCGGCATCGTCTTGAGCTGATCGACCGTGATCGCACGATCCAATGTGAAGCGTCCAGAACGGCTCCGGCGCAGGGCACTGAGGTGCGCACCGCAGCCGAGCTTGGCACCGATGTCGTGCGCATACGTCCGCACGTAGAAGCCCTTCGAGCAGTTCACCACGAAATCCACTTCCGGCAGCTCGATACGACGGATCTCGTACTTCGACACGGTCACCGGCCGCGGCGCTCGTTCCACTTCCTGACCCTTGCGGGCCAGCTTGTAGAGCGGCACGCCGTCCTTCTTGATCGCGGAGACCATCGGCGGGATCTGCTCGAAGGCACCGGTGAATTCACCGAAGGCCGCATCGATCTGCTCCGCGCTAAAATTCGCCACTTCCTTTTCCACGAGCACGTCGCCCTGGCGGTCCTGCGTGGAGGTCACCTTGCCGAGCGTGAGGGTTCCCTCATACTCCTTGTCCTCGCTCATCAGGAGGTCCTGGATCTTGGTGGCGCGTTCGATCACCAGCATCAACAGCCCGGTGGCCATCGGATCGAGGGTGCCGCAGTGGCCAATCTTCTTCGTGCCCAGCGAACGGCGGGCAATGGCGACCACGTCATGCGAGGTCATGTCGGGAGCCTTGTCCACCAGCAGCACGCCGCTGGGCACCATCGGGCCGGGATTCGGTCGATTCATATAAAAGTTCAGTCAGTCAGGGCAATGCGCGCTTCACGGCTTCGAGCACGCGTTCTTTCGCCGCGGAAATCGGTCCCGCCATCCGGATGCCGGCAGCCAGCGAGTGGCCGCCACCGCCGAATTCCATGCACACCTGGCAGGCATCCACGCGCGCGTCCTTGGAACGCATCGACACGCGGATCTTGCCGTCCGGCAGTTCTTCGAAGAAGAGCGCCACGATCACGCCGTCGATACCGCGGATGATGTCGATCATCCCCTCGCTGTCCTCGGGCTTCAGGCCGATCCTCTCGCTGGTCTCCATCGTGAGATCCCAGTGAGCCACCCGGCCGTCGCCGGTGAGTTCCAGCGTGTTGAGCAGCGCGCGCATCAGCTCGACGCGGCGATACGGGCTGTGATCGTAGGTGAGCGAGTTGATGCGGCCGACATCGAGCCCGCGGTGGATCAGATCCGCCGCCATCAGGTAGGTCTCCTCGGTCGTCGAGGGATACTGGAAGGAGCCGGTGTCGGTCGAGACCGCCACGTAGATCGCATCACGCGACGCGTCCGGCAGCGGTAGGTTCAGCGCGGTGATCAGCTTGTAAAGGATCTGGCCGGTGGCCGGGCTGCTGGAGTCGATGTGGTTCACATCGCCGTAGGCCGGGTTCGACTTGTGGTGGTCGATGTTGACCCACAGCTTCGCCTTCGACGCGGCATGCAGCGCATTGTCGCCGAGCCGCGGCTTGGTCGCGGTGTCGAGCGCGATGGCGACTTCCACGTCGAGCGGTTCCGCCGGCGGCAGCTCGATCCGCTGCGATTCGGCAAGGAACACGAGGTTGTCGGGGAGCCCATCCTCATTGATCAGGCGGACCTTCTTTCCCGCGGCCTCGAGCGCCAGCCCGAGCGCAAGCTGCGAGCCGATGGCATCGCCATCCGGCCGCACATGGCTGAGGATCACGAATGAGTCGTGCTTCGCGAAAACTTCGCCGATGTCCTGATAGCTCGCGTTCATGGTGTCCCGCGGAAGGGGGCGGGATTCTCCCGATGAGCCCCTCGCACGCAAGGACAAAGGCGACGGGTTACTTGACCGGCGAGAAGTCCACCGGCTTGAGGAAGACCGACTTCACGCCATCGGGCACCGTGAGCGATCCCCCGGCAGCCTCCTCGGAGGCCTTCTTCGCGGCGACCCAGACCGGATCGGCGCGGAAGCTCGTCCACGATTTTTCCGCGGCGGCGGCGTCCTTGTGGGCGAGGAAATAGACCAAGGTGTCGTCCGCGGCGGGCTGGCCGGCGGTGAGCTTGAAGTAGCCGCCGTTGGTCATGCCATGCTTCTTGAACAATTCGAGGGTGTGCTCGCTGAAGCGCTTGTGAAGGTTAGGCAGCTTCCCTGCGGTGGCCGTATAGGTCCGCAGCTCGAACAAGCGGTCCGCCCCGCCCGCGACACT
This window encodes:
- a CDS encoding DUF4198 domain-containing protein, producing the protein MKPLLALAALVTLSSPALAHRFWILPSSTVLSGEEPWVTFDAAVSNNLFFADHVAPPLEAFKAIGPDGQPAELQNGAKGKYRTVFDLALTKEGTYKVATVREMTLASWKEGEETKNFRGSAAEFKAAALDGKPELKVTESYSRVETFVTRGEPTTDALKPSGKGLEIVFGQTHPNDLFAGEKATFVLHLNGKPAAGVKVSVIKGDDRYRSEAGEITATTNDKGEFEVTWPDAGRFWLNAAVVGDGGARSVYTAVFEVLPE
- a CDS encoding DUF2271 domain-containing protein: MKKAFLLLTPGLATAGAGEIQLTIEIPRLEVAEYHRPYVAAWIEKPDKSHAANLVVWYDTEMKNAEGEKWLKDIRQWWRKSGRSLKMPVDGVSSPTRPVGAHTVSIPEKVVTLPPLAEGEYSLVVEASREVGGREMVRVPFKWDGKSAVDASSAGKVELGKVAIKIETKASN
- a CDS encoding PepSY-associated TM helix domain-containing protein, encoding MPVSAPAEEPAAVARPEAEAKKRKAFWTKQFYLWHWVSSAVCLAAMLLFAFTGITLNHAKDIPAKPQVTERKLALPADLTKSLASNGEADIEAPLPAELAAWLAKELRTTVKGKTAEWSEFEIYLSLPRPGGDAWLTIDRESGEVTYELTKRGAISYLNDLHKGRNTGTAWSWFLDVFSVACVVFCLTGLALLWVHARRRPKTWPVVIAGILLPVVIIVFFVH
- a CDS encoding TonB-dependent receptor, which encodes MNHHDTSLRSSRLPEGFVFTGTLFALGQLAAQTPATTAEKKEEPKTENLGEMVVQADLEKSLYKPERLQSPKVTQPLRDVAQTVTVIPAEVMKEQAASNLRDVLRNVPGISMQAGEGGGGPAGDNLAIRGFAARSDIFVDGMRDTSSGGYSRDPFNFEQVEVTKGPSSASTGRGSTGGSINIVTKTPHLDNSYGGTLSGGTDNYMRGTFDLNQEFAGCGAFRLNGVYHDQDIPGRDGVENERWGIAPSISWGLGTDTRFTLSYMHLDQENTPDYGIPWVPRTSVNPALPPGIPPVDFERWYGNPVRDYEKVQTDLITGIFEHDFNDKLKLRSTLRYGRNDRDSIYTAPRFVNGTFPTTTLNQQLQSREQIDDALFSQTDIRYDFNTGSVEHNMVGGMEIGRETSRLYGRGNFVPGSMTAAPTPQIDLITGEVLVPFTGIIRRNGAITDTVSDTLAFYLFDTATINEHWEITGGVRWDSYDVDYYGRGADTATTTGVATPLQRDDSMFSYRGAITYKPCEEGSIYLAYGTSFNPGTENLTYIAAPTYGVNPADPTGPLIPTNNSINLFNVDPEENETIELGAKWEFFDEKLLLTGAIFRTEKTNARTTDPTDATVVALTGEQVVEGFELGFTGSITENWRVMGGYTYLSSEVKASGVPLEVGSEISNTPENSFSLWTVYDLPKGFSVGIGTQYVDSRFNNNNVATRQEAPDFTVVNAMASYAMNENVTFQLNVDNLFEEDYIDRVGGGHFVPGQGRSAIVSATLNF
- a CDS encoding Fe2+-dependent dioxygenase; this translates as MILCIPDVLNPAQTADYRRLLEEADWEDGKATAGHQAAKTKDNMQIPATHPVAREVGDAILRALATNPLFQSAALPLHFLPPMFNRYSGGQTFGTHVDGSIRQIPGISQRIRTDLSCTLFFAGPEEYDGGELIIEDTYGSKSVKLPAGHMVVYPSTSLHRVTPVTRGTRLCSFFWVQSMIRSDEQRSILFDLDIAIQRISSSLPDHEAAGQSAVQLTGVYHNLIRQWAEM
- a CDS encoding alpha-hydroxy acid oxidase, yielding MPLPPLSSIPPEVVSLDDYEALARERVEESAWAYLSGGAADELTLRENRAAFERLKLSPRILRDLAGANTRLELFGRSYAHPVFIAPTAFHRLFHPDGERATVLGASVMEACLTVSTSAGIPLEDISKAATVPPWFQLYVQADRGFTAELVKRVEAGGYAALVVTADAPLSGLRNREQRAGFRLPPGIEAVNLRGMKSLPLAEGVFGTPLLETAPTWKDLAWLRSLTSLPVILKGVLDPEDARIAVAEGFSGIVVSNHGGRTLDTVPAAIEVLPKIAEAVAWQLPILLDSGIRRGTDILKALALGASAVMVGRPVLHGLAVAGATGVAHVLKILRTELEIAMALTGRATLSSIDRSVVY
- the truB gene encoding tRNA pseudouridine(55) synthase TruB; the protein is MNRPNPGPMVPSGVLLVDKAPDMTSHDVVAIARRSLGTKKIGHCGTLDPMATGLLMLVIERATKIQDLLMSEDKEYEGTLTLGKVTSTQDRQGDVLVEKEVANFSAEQIDAAFGEFTGAFEQIPPMVSAIKKDGVPLYKLARKGQEVERAPRPVTVSKYEIRRIELPEVDFVVNCSKGFYVRTYAHDIGAKLGCGAHLSALRRSRSGRFTLDRAITVDQLKTMPREELWKTLVSLAEISLMRGA
- a CDS encoding DHH family phosphoesterase; this translates as MNASYQDIGEVFAKHDSFVILSHVRPDGDAIGSQLALGLALEAAGKKVRLINEDGLPDNLVFLAESQRIELPPAEPLDVEVAIALDTATKPRLGDNALHAASKAKLWVNIDHHKSNPAYGDVNHIDSSSPATGQILYKLITALNLPLPDASRDAIYVAVSTDTGSFQYPSTTEETYLMAADLIHRGLDVGRINSLTYDHSPYRRVELMRALLNTLELTGDGRVAHWDLTMETSERIGLKPEDSEGMIDIIRGIDGVIVALFFEELPDGKIRVSMRSKDARVDACQVCMEFGGGGHSLAAGIRMAGPISAAKERVLEAVKRALP